From one Aquipuribacter hungaricus genomic stretch:
- a CDS encoding exodeoxyribonuclease VII small subunit: protein MTPASDPTATRPPSGAAGAAGPSGGAGARGAAGAPGDDDRPDPASLPYEAARDELVEVVRRLESGSTDLEESLALWERGEALAARCQEVLDGALVRLDARAAGPAPDAG from the coding sequence GTGACCCCTGCGAGCGACCCGACCGCCACCCGCCCGCCCTCCGGTGCTGCTGGTGCTGCCGGCCCCTCCGGTGGTGCCGGTGCTCGCGGGGCTGCCGGCGCCCCCGGCGATGACGACCGGCCCGACCCGGCGTCCCTGCCGTACGAGGCCGCCCGCGACGAGCTCGTCGAGGTGGTCCGCCGCCTGGAGTCCGGGAGCACCGACCTGGAGGAGTCGCTCGCGCTGTGGGAGCGGGGCGAGGCGCTCGCCGCACGCTGCCAGGAGGTGCTCGACGGGGCCCTCGTGCGGCTCGACGCCCGCGCTGCCGGGCCGGCGCCCGACGCCGGCTAG